The following DNA comes from Flavobacteriales bacterium.
AACTGGATCAAAAGCCAGGATGAATGGCAGGTGGATATGGAAGACATTTCAGATCGTACCACCCTGCTGGCCATCCAGGGACCTAAGGCTGCTGAGGCTATGCAGTCCCTGACAGATGTAGACCTGGCCGGTATGGGTTTTTACACCTTTACCAAAGGCTCCTTTGCAGGCGTTGACAATGTGGTGATCAGTGCAACAGGGTATACCGGGTCCGGTGGTTTCGAGATATACTTTGACAATGCAAATGCCGATCGCATCTGGAATGCGGTATTTGATGCAGGAAAGAACTTCGGTATTCTGCCATGTGGATTGGGTGCACGGGATACCCTGCGTATGGAAATGGGCTATTGCCTGTATGGAAACGATATCGATGACACCACCTCACCTTTGGAAGCTGGTTTGGGATGGATCACCAAATTCACCAAAGAGTTTGTGAACAGCGCTGCGCTGCAAAAGCAAAAGGAGGAAGGTGTTCAACGCAAACTGGTCGGACTTGAAATGGTGGATCGTGGCATTCCACGTAAAGGATATCAGATCAAGGATGCAGATGGTAATGTGATCGGTGTGGTTACTTCGGGAACGCAATCACCATCGCTTTCCAAAGCAATCGGAATGGGTTATGTGGATAAGGCATTTGCTTCAGAAGGAACAGAGGTTTATCTTGACATACGAAATCAACCTATTAAGGCTACTGTAGCTAAGTTTCCATTTTATAAATCCTGATAAGGTTTGCCGGGAGAAGGAAAGAACGATGTGCTGGTAAGTTATACACCGGCAAATTTTCCATACTACGAAGCAGAAGATGCCATCGTGGTGGTGATCGATATTCTCAGAGCTACCTCTGCGATTTGTGCGGCATTTATCAATGGTGTGGCCAGGGTCATTCCCGTTAAGACGGTGGAAGAGGCGATAGCCTACAGAGAAAAGGGCTATCTGGCAGCTGCCGAACGTAATGGTGAAAAGGTGCCCGGCTTTGACATGGGAAATTCTCCGTACGATTTTCTGGAAGAAGACCTGAAAGGAAAGGAGGTGGTATTGACCACCACCAATGGTACGCAGGCATTGGCAGCGGCTTCCGGTTCTCATAAAGTAGTGGTGGGATCTTTCCTTAACCTGAGTGCCTTGTGTAAATGGTTGATTGAACAAGACCGAAAAGTGGTGTTGCTTTGTGCTGGCTGGAAAAACAAATACAATATGGAGGATTCAATCTACGCCGGTGCGGTCGTTGGTGAATTGCTTAAAAGCGAACGGTTCTCTACCACTTGTGATTCTGCCATTGCGGCATCCCATATCTTTGGAATTGCCAATTACGACCTCTACAGGTTCCTTGACTACTCGTCTCACCGCATCCGCCTGAGGCAACTGCAATTGGAAAAGGATATTCGATATTGCCTGCAGCGTGATATTACGGATATCATCCCCATTCTGGAAGGAGATGCCCTCGTGCCGCTGCGCAAGGCTCCCTCACGCTCTGCCGTATTTCAATAAATCGCTTGAGTAAGTTCGTTCGTCGAAAAATTGATTAGATTCATGGGGTAGAATGGAGAAGGTGAAACTTTTTTGTGCTTCCTTTGTATAAAATAAGGCCGAAAGAAAGGGATGTGCCAAATTTTCACCTCCGTATGATGGCGTAAGCCATTAACGTCCCCTCTTTCGGCTTTTTTATTTTAGAGCCATTGTTTACCTTCCGGCTTGCACTCCCCGATACATATTATCATTGCAGAACCCTTCCATTCAGGTTCACATAAATCCTGGATTGATGGCTTGGGTAAGTTTTGTGATTGCGATATTGAATTGCTGGCGCTTAAAGGCCGGCATTGGAAATGGCGCATGCACGGAGGGGCGGTGACCCTGGCAAAGAAACTGAGCCAATCGTCTTTCCGTCCCGATCTCATCATCGCATCTGACATGCTTGATCTACCATTGTTTCTGGCCCATACGCGACATCAGACAGCAAACGTTCCCGTTGCACTTTACATGCATGAGAACCAGCTGACCTATCCGTGGTCGCCGCAAGACAGGGATGTCAGGCTAAAGCGGGACCGGCACTATGCGTTTACCAACTATGCGTCTGCGTTGGTGGCAGACAAGGTTCTTTTCAACTCGGGCTATCATATGAACGTTTTCCTGGATGCCCTGCCTAAATTTTTAAAGGCATTTCCGGATCATCGGGAACTAGCCTCAGTGGAGGCGATTCGTAAAAAAAGTGAAGTACTGGAGTTGGCCTTGGATCTCAATGCACTAGATATTTTTAAATGCCCGAAAAACAGGAAGCCCGCGATACTTTGGAATCACCGCTGGGAATATGATAAGTCACCGGAGGATTTTTTTTCTGTCCTCTTCAGGTTGTCGGAAAAAGGGATGGACTTTGACCTGATCGTATTGGGTGAATCCGGTGATAAGTATCCTGTCATATTTGATGAAGCCAGACAACGTTTGTCTGCACACATCCTCCATTGGGGATATGCCAAAGATGCTGCGGAATACGCCGGGTGGCTTTGGAAGGCGAACATCTTACCCGTTACATCCCGCCAGGACTTTTTTGGCATGAGTACGGTTGAAGCAATGTATTGTCAATGTCATCCGATACTACCTGACAGACTTGCTTATCCCGGGCACATTCCGCATTCGGGAAGAAATGACTTTATTTATTCTTCACCGGAAATGCTGGAACATATGCTCATTGAATTGGTCTCAGGTGAAAAGGAATTGAAAGGGGCAGAAGCGAGGAGCTTTGTTTCCCGATATGACTGGAAGCAACAAGCCTCCACATACAACCGGATGTTCCGGCAGCTGGCTGCATCACCGGTTACCCCATAAAAAAAGACGGGAACCCTTCCTGTCTTTTTTTATTTAGCTTATATAGTATTAGTGCGTTGACCACTTTCTAAATATACCGTCCGTGTGTAGATTCGTTTTTAGATTTAGATATCCCTGGTTTTACGTCGGGATGACACGGCTGCTATGCATCATGGTAAGAATGGCAAGAGCGTCAGAATGCTGTCATTACTAAGTATGGTGAATTTCGGTGGTTGGGCGAAGGTTGTACCTTCGTCTGTCTATCCTGTAGCTTTAAGCTATATCCTTTGTCTTGGCTTTCGGTGATGGTAATAGAGGAAAAGTTCCCAGTAGAAAATACCAAAGCGGAACGCTTTGAAGATAAAAAGACGAAGGTGCAACCTTCGCCCAACACCTCAGGAGTTTTGTTTCCCGATATGACTGGAAGCAACAAGCCTCTAGATACAACCGGATGTTCCGGCAGCTGACTGCATCACCGGTTACCCCATAAAAAAAGACGGGAGGTGTTCCCGTCTTTTTCATTTTAATTCAGAAAGCGTTACAGTTTCTCTACCCAGCCATGTGGATCCGCGGCTTCACCTTTCCTGATCTTTTCAAGATCCTTGGCGATACCTTTGGATAGACTGTTGTCCATAGCGGTGGTCACATCATATAGTGTTCCTTCATGGCCAATGGTATGGATCGGAGCGATGGTTGCCGCCGTTCCGATACCGAAGGCCTCGCGCATTTTTCCGGCAGTGATGGCATCCAGGACTTCTTTTACTTCAATCCTACGCTCCTCTACTTTCACCCCACGGTCGCGTGCCAGGGTGAGAACGCTGTCCCGGGTGATTCCTTCAAGTATGGTTCCGGTTGAGGTTGGTGCGGTTACCAGCGTATCGTCTATGACAAAGGCGACATTCATGGCGCCGGCTTCTTCAATAAAGCGGTGTTCTTTTGAATCTGTCCAGATCACCTGGTGGTAACCTTCATCCTGTGCAATCTTCTGCGGGTACATGGCGCCACCATAGTTGCCTGCTGCTTTTGCATATCCAACGCCGCCATCAGCAGCCCTGGAATATTTTGTTTCAATCTTAAGCTTCAGCGGTGCACTGAAAAAAGCAGCCACCGGGCATGTAATGATCATGAATGAATAGGTCTTGGAAGGCCTGACACCCAAAGTCTGATCCGTAGCAAACATAAAAGGTCTGAGATACAGGGAATGTCCTTCTTTGGAGGAAACCCATCCTTCATCCACCCGAACCAGCTCTTTCAGTCCATCAATAAAAATGGATTCAGGAACAGAAGGCATGCACATCCTATCGGCGGAACGGTTCATGCGCTCCATGTTTGCCCGGGGCCTGAACAGCAATATCTCACCCGCACCATTGCGGTATGCTTTCATCCCTTCAAAGATCGCCTGACCGTAGTGTAAACTCACCAGACCAGGATTAAAGGTGATGGAGCCGTAGGGAATGATTCGAATATCCGTCCATTGTTCTCCATTATAATCAGCCACCAGCATGTGGTCTGAAAAAGTCTGACCGAATACGAGGTTATCGAAATCCGTTTGTGGCAACCTTGAGCTCGCTACTTTGGTAACCGCAATGTTTTGTGTAAGCGTTGACATAACTCTACTAAGTTTAGTTCCGGGTGAATATACGTAATTCGATAAAATTGGTGACGCCTTTTTCCCGGAAATCCGTGCTATTCATATAACAGCTGTCAATTTGTCGCCTAAATGCTTCATGGCACAAGCTTTGAAAATCAACGTTTCTAAAAAAAGATATCATGCAAAAAGGAAGTATTCACGTTCAGTCGGAGAACATTTTTCCCATCATTAAGAAGTTCCTGTATTCGGATCATGAGATTTTTCTAAGAGAACTGGTCTCCAATGCAGTTGATGCCACTCAGAAGCTGAAAGCCCTGGCCTCGATTGGTGAGTTCAAAGGAGATCTGAATGAGACCCATATTGATGTGGTGCTTGATCCCAAGGCCGGAACCCTGACTGTTAGGGACCGTGGTATTGGGATGACAGATAAAGAAGTGGACAAATACATCAATCAGATCGCATTCTCCGGTGCGGAAGAGTTTCTGAAGAAATATAAGAATAAGGCAGAAGGTACTGCTATGATCGGTCACTTCGGTCTTGGTTTCTATTCTTCCTTTATGGTGGCGAAGTCCGTAGAGATTATTTCCAAATCCCATAAAAAATCCAAAGCGGTTCATTGGACATGCGACGGAAGTCCGGAATACCAGCTGGATGAAAGTGATAAAAAGGAGCGCGGTACCGATATCGTTCTCCATATCAATGATGACTCAAAGGAGTTTCTTGAAGAAGGTCGCATCGGCACCCTGCTGGACAAGTATTGCAAGTTCATGCCGATTCCGATTTATTTCACCGTGGTGGGGAAAGAAGAAAAGAAGGATAAAGGGGACGAAAAAGAAGAAGCGCCTTCATCTATTAATAACCCGGAACCTGCATGGACAAAGAATCCGGCAAAGCTGGAAGACAAGGACTACAAGGATTTCTACCGGGAACTTTACCCCATGACCTTTGAAGAGCCGCTCTTTCATATCCATTTGAATGTGGATTACCCTTTCAATCTAACCGGTGTCCTGTACTTTCCGAAACTCAAGAACAACCTGGAGTTTCAACGAAACAAGATCCAGCTATACTGCAACCAGGTTTTCGTAACCGATAATGTGGAAGGCGTCGTACCGGAATTTCTGGCACTGATGCATGGGGTGATCGATTCCCCCGATATCCCGCTTAACGTATCCCGGTCTTATCTGCAAAGTGATGGTAATGTCAAGAAGATCTCAGGTCATATCTCCAAAAAGGTAACGGACAAACTGGAGGAGATGTTCAAAAAGGACCGGAAGGATTTTGAAAGCAAATGGGATGACATCAAGATATTCATAGAGTATGGCATGGTGGCCGATGAGAAATTCTTTGAGCGCGCCCGGAAGTTCGTATTGGTGAAAAATACCGACGGTAAATACTATACACTTGATGAATTCAGTGAACAGATCAAACCATCACAGACGGACAAGGATGGCAAGCTGGTATACCTTTACGCAGCCAATGCCGATGAACAACATGCTTACATTGAAGCAGCAAAGGATCGCGGTTATGAAGTATTGGTATTGGATAGCCCGTTGACCGGCCATTTCGTTGGCAAGCTCGAACAAAGCCTGGAAAATTCATCTTTCGTCAGGGTTGACAGTGATACCCTGGATAAGCTGATCGCCAAGGATGATGAGCTTCCGTCCAAACTTTCCGAAGAACAACAAGGACAGATCAAACCCATTATAGAAAAACTGGTGCCTGCGGGAAAGTTCCAGGTTGTGTTTCAGAACCAAAGTGAAAGAGAAGATCCGATCTCTGTCATCCAACCGGAATTCATGCGCCGCATGCGTGAAATGAATGCCGTGGGTGGAGGCGGTTTCATGGGGTCTTTGCCGGAAACCTATAACCTTGTGGTGAATACCAACCACCCATTGATCGGAAAGATATTGGTTGAGTCGGATGAGCAGAAGCAATCCGCCCTGGCAAGACAGGCCACTGACCTGGCTCTTCTAAGGCAGAATATGTTGAAAGGAGAGCAACTGACCCACTTTATCAAAAGAAACCTTGAGGCTTTAACATAAGGTAAACCAAGGGAACATCGAATTGGCTACCTTTGCGCTATGACACTCATTACATCAATCTCAGGTATCAGGGGGACCATCGGCGGAAAAGCCGGTGAAGGGCTAACACCTCCCGACATTGTGAAGTTCACGTCGGCATTCGCCGGCATGGTAAAACAGCAGGCCAATAAAAAACGCTGTAAGGTGGTGATCGGCAGGGATGCCCGGATCTCCGGAGAGATGGTCAGTCAGCTTGTTTCCGCAACACTTTGCGCAATGGGTATGGATGTGATCGATCTCGGGCTCAGCACCACACCAACCGTAGAAATGGCCGTACCTGAACTGAAGGCTGATGCAGGCATTATTCTTACCGCCAGTCATAACCCGATCCAGTGGAATGCACTGAAGCTTCTCAATAGTAAAGGAGAGTTCATTTCCGGCGCAGAAGGGGAGAAGTTGCTGGAGCTGGCAGCGCAAGGTACTTTCTCATTTAATGAGGTGATGGAACTCGGATCGTATTCTCAGGAAACCGATAGCATCAAAAAACATATTGACGCCATTCTTGCCCTTCCTCTGGTAGACAAAGAAGCCATCGCCGCCAGGAACTTTAAGGTGGCAGTGGATGCGGTGAACAGCACCGGAGGGATTGCAGTGCCAGCCCTTCTGGAAGCTTTGGGAGTGAAGCAGGTTGAAAAACTGTATTGTGAACCTACCGGGCATTTCCCTCATAACCCGGAGCCCTTGCCCGCTCATTTGACGGATATTTCTGCAACGGTGAAGGACAAAGGTTGCGACGTGGGCATCGTGGTTGATCCGGATGTAGATCGACTGGCAATGGTTTGTGAAGACGGTTCGATGTTCGGAGAAGAATACACCCTTGTGGCTGTGGCAGATTATGTGCTCAGGCATACGCCCGGAAATACGGTCTCCAATATGAGCTCTACCCGTGCTTTGCGCGATGTAACTGAAGCAAGCGGCGGTGAATATTTTAGTTCTGCAGTAGGTGAAGTGAATGTGGTGACCATGATGAAGGAAAAAAATGCGGTCATCGGCGGCGAAGGAAATGGTGGTGTCATCTATCCGGCATTGCATTATGGTCGCGACGCCCTTGCAGGGATCGCTCTTTTTCTCACCCACCTTGCAAAATGCGGAATGACCTGCACGGAACTCCGGAAATCCTATCCTGATTACCATATCTCCAAGAATAAGATTGAATTGGATCCATCTGTCAACGTTGATGACTGGCTTGGGAATGTCGTTAAACTTTATGACGGTCAGCCCATGAACCTTATAGACGGGGTGAAGATCGAGTTCGGGAAAGAATGGGTACACCTGCGTCGTTCCAATACCGAACCCATCGTGCGCGTGTATGCCGAAAGTGAAAGTGCAGAAAAAGCAGACGCATTGGCCCGTGAGGTGATGGATCGGGTATCATCGCCCACCCATGGCTGATCAGCCACGTATCTACTTAGACAATGCGGCCAGCACCCCTCTTGATCCCGAGGTGCTGGATGCCATGATGCCTTATCTCAAAGGTGGATATGGAAATCCATCATCTATCCATCATGCAGGCCGGGAAGCGCGCGCTGCTATTGAAAAGGCCAGGAAGCAGATGGCTGCTTTTCTTGGGGTTTCTCCATCAGAAATTTATTTTACATCCGGCGGAACCGAAGCGGATAATTTTGCACTCCGGATGAGCGTAGAGGGCTTGGGTGTAAAGAAGATCATCACCTCACCGGTAGAACACCATGCTGTTTTGAATACAGCCCTGGATCTTGCCAGGCAAGGAAAGGTCGTGTTGGAATTGTTACCCTTAGACAAGCAAGGCCGGCCGGAGTGGGAGGGACTGCTGGATCGGGATTATAAAGAAACAACACTTGTGAGTCTGATGCATGCCAACAATGAATTGGGAACGGTATTGCCTCTTAAGAAACTCGCTCCCGGATTGAAGGAGAAGAATGTTCTTTTTCATTCGGACATGGTGCAGACCATAGGTCATTTTGATATCAATCTGACCGATCTTGAAGTCGGTATGGCATCCGCATCAGCACACAAATACCATGGACCCAAAGGTGCGGGTTTTCTGTTTGTGCATTCCGATATACCTGTTACACCCATCCTTACCGGTGGGGCTCAGGAGCGTAACCTGCGGGCAGGCACCGAAAATGTACCCGGTATCATCGGCATGGCTAAAGCTTTGGAATTAGCCTATCGGGACATGCAGGTTCATCGCAAGCACATTGAAGGATTAAAGGACCGGCTTCGCACATCGATCATGAAGCAATACCCGGAAGCCATTATTAATGGAGACGACAGCGACAAAGCGTTGTACACCATTCTGAGCGTGACTTTTCCGGAAATGGCAAACCAGGAGATGCTGCTGTTTCAACTGGATATACTGGGGCTGGATGTTTCAGGGGGAAGTGCCTGTACTTCCGGAAGCCATAAAGGATCCCACGTACTTGAAGCGATTCAAATCAATCAGGATCATCCTACCATTCGTTTTTCTTTCAGCAAGTACAATACGGAAGAAGAAGTGGACCGGACGATGGGGTTGTTGAAGGAGGCGGTGGGTAGTAGGCAGTAGGCAGGAGGCAGGAGGCAGGAGGCAGGAGGCAGGAGGCAGGAGCTACAGCGCACTGCCGCAGAACTTGCAATACAATGCATCTGGTTCATGGCCTTCCCGGGCACATTGCGGGCAGCTTTGTGTGGATATTTTCTCCGGCGTTTTTGACTTAGTATGTACCATCTCTGCAGACACGATTCCTGTGGGTACGGCGATGATGGCATAGCCGAGGATCATGATGAGTGAAGCTACGGTCTGGCCCAATGCGGTTTGAGGTGCGACATCTCCGTAGCCAACAGTGGTGAGGGTTACAATGGCCCAGTAGACGCTTTTGGGGATGCTGGTGAAGCCATTTTGTGGTCCTTCGATCAGGTACATCAAAGTTCCAAGAATGATGGTAATGCACGAAACGGTTGTCAGAAAGAGGATAATCTTATAACGTGATGCCTTCAGGGCATCTGTCAGACTGCGTGCCTCCCCTAAAAATTGTGCAAGCTTCAGAATTCTGAATACCCTGATCAGCCGTATCGTTCTTACCACTAAAAGGGCCTGGCTTCCGGCTACAAGAATAGCGAGATAGGTGGGGAGGATGGAAAGCAAATCCACCATCCCGAAAAAGCTAAAGGCATATTTCCAGGGTTTTCCCGTGCAAACCAGCCGTGCAATGTATTCCAGCGTAAACAGAATAGTAAATACCCACTCCAACGCTCTCATTAAATCCCGATGGTGCGATGCAATGGTGGGAACACTTTCCAGCATGACCACACCTACACTGAGAACAATGGCAACAAGCAATACGATATCAAACAGTTTGCCTCCGAAGGTGTCCGCTTCGAAGATCACCACCTGCATTTTTCTTTGCCACGGTTTCAGCGTCATGTTCAGTAATAGGCGTTAATTCGCGTGACCACTTCGGTTTGATGTCAGGCAATAATTAATACTCAGGGTGATCAGCATATGCTGTGAGAATGCCTTTCTGTTCCGTTCAATAATAAACACATGGTTGGAAACGTAAGCTTCCAGTTCACTGTTAAAATGCCACATATATTGGCCGGATAAGGCAGCATAAAGCTGATTGGTTAACTCAACCTCAGCACCAAGGCCACCTTGAGAAGTTGAACTGAACCTTTGTCGCGATATACCGCCTTTATCGGCGTGTCGCATTGTTGAGTAAGCCAATCCGTACCCCGCGAGGATAAACGGTTGTATGTTATTCCACGGCTGAATGGGGTAAAACATAAGCACACCACCGGTGTGGATGTCGGTTCTTTTGGCAATGTCAGCAATATCGGTGATGATCATGTCCCCGAATAATTTGGTATTCCAACGGTTACTTCGCTTAAGCCCGATGTGAACACCGAATCCTCTTCCTGTATAGCCTTGTGTAACGCCCACCGTGGTGCGCATGCCAAGGTAAAGCTGAGATGATGTTTGCATAAGACTGTCTTGTGCGAGTACAGTCTGGCATAGCATCATTGCCATAATGAGCGCCGGGATTATATATCGCTTCATTCTGCCTCGTTCAAAGATTTGTCAATGATGGCGCACGCCTGATCTATCTGTTCAAGGGTAATGGTCAATGGTGGCGCAATCCGGAGAGCGGTATCGCAAAACAGGAACCAATCGGTGAGTAATCCGTTCTTTAATGCCTGATCACAAGCTTTCTCGCGAAGAGCGGTATTTCCTAGCTCCACCGCCAGCATCAATCCACTTCCACGTATTTCCTTTATTAGGGGATGACTGAGGTTTTCACGAAATCGTTTTTCTTTCTCAGCCACCGTATCCATCCATCCTTCGGAAATCAGTGCTTGCATATGTGCCAGTCCGGCAGCACACGACAATGGATGTCCGCCAAAGGTGGTGATATGGCCCAATGCCGGATCGTGACTCAATACGTTCATGACCTGCCCGGACGCAATGAAAGCTCCAAGGGGCATGCCACCACCCAAAGCTTTGGCCAGAACAAGGATGTCGGGTATCACATCATACGATTGATGGGCATACAAATGCCCGGTACGACCGAAGGCGGTTTGTGACTCATCGATAATCAGCAGGGCGCCAAACGCTGTGCATCTTTCGCGCAGCCTTTTCAGAAAAGAAGGGGTTGCGTTCCTGACTCCGGCTTCACCCTGGATGACCTCGACAATAACAGCTGCCGTATTATGATTAATAAGTTCAGCTGAGACCTCTTCATTGAATACCCCATGAAAGACACCCGGCAGCAGGGGGCCGAACCCGGATTTCAAAGCATCGTTTCCCGTAACACTCAGGGCACCGTGTGTACTTCCGTGATATGCCTTTTCGAATGCCAG
Coding sequences within:
- the gcvT gene encoding glycine cleavage system aminomethyltransferase GcvT; amino-acid sequence: MKETALTKKHIELGAKMVPFAGYNMPLQYSGLLEEHHNVRKAVGVFDVSHMGEFILRGPHALDLIQKVTSNDASKLTEGKAQYSCLPNTKGGIVDDLIVYCLGNENYMLVVNASNIEKDWNWIKSQDEWQVDMEDISDRTTLLAIQGPKAAEAMQSLTDVDLAGMGFYTFTKGSFAGVDNVVISATGYTGSGGFEIYFDNANADRIWNAVFDAGKNFGILPCGLGARDTLRMEMGYCLYGNDIDDTTSPLEAGLGWITKFTKEFVNSAALQKQKEEGVQRKLVGLEMVDRGIPRKGYQIKDADGNVIGVVTSGTQSPSLSKAIGMGYVDKAFASEGTEVYLDIRNQPIKATVAKFPFYKS
- a CDS encoding 2-phosphosulfolactate phosphatase, producing MPGEGKNDVLVSYTPANFPYYEAEDAIVVVIDILRATSAICAAFINGVARVIPVKTVEEAIAYREKGYLAAAERNGEKVPGFDMGNSPYDFLEEDLKGKEVVLTTTNGTQALAAASGSHKVVVGSFLNLSALCKWLIEQDRKVVLLCAGWKNKYNMEDSIYAGAVVGELLKSERFSTTCDSAIAASHIFGIANYDLYRFLDYSSHRIRLRQLQLEKDIRYCLQRDITDIIPILEGDALVPLRKAPSRSAVFQ
- a CDS encoding DUF3524 domain-containing protein; protein product: MHSPIHIIIAEPFHSGSHKSWIDGLGKFCDCDIELLALKGRHWKWRMHGGAVTLAKKLSQSSFRPDLIIASDMLDLPLFLAHTRHQTANVPVALYMHENQLTYPWSPQDRDVRLKRDRHYAFTNYASALVADKVLFNSGYHMNVFLDALPKFLKAFPDHRELASVEAIRKKSEVLELALDLNALDIFKCPKNRKPAILWNHRWEYDKSPEDFFSVLFRLSEKGMDFDLIVLGESGDKYPVIFDEARQRLSAHILHWGYAKDAAEYAGWLWKANILPVTSRQDFFGMSTVEAMYCQCHPILPDRLAYPGHIPHSGRNDFIYSSPEMLEHMLIELVSGEKELKGAEARSFVSRYDWKQQASTYNRMFRQLAASPVTP
- a CDS encoding branched-chain amino acid aminotransferase, translated to MAVTKVASSRLPQTDFDNLVFGQTFSDHMLVADYNGEQWTDIRIIPYGSITFNPGLVSLHYGQAIFEGMKAYRNGAGEILLFRPRANMERMNRSADRMCMPSVPESIFIDGLKELVRVDEGWVSSKEGHSLYLRPFMFATDQTLGVRPSKTYSFMIITCPVAAFFSAPLKLKIETKYSRAADGGVGYAKAAGNYGGAMYPQKIAQDEGYHQVIWTDSKEHRFIEEAGAMNVAFVIDDTLVTAPTSTGTILEGITRDSVLTLARDRGVKVEERRIEVKEVLDAITAGKMREAFGIGTAATIAPIHTIGHEGTLYDVTTAMDNSLSKGIAKDLEKIRKGEAADPHGWVEKL
- the htpG gene encoding molecular chaperone HtpG, coding for MQKGSIHVQSENIFPIIKKFLYSDHEIFLRELVSNAVDATQKLKALASIGEFKGDLNETHIDVVLDPKAGTLTVRDRGIGMTDKEVDKYINQIAFSGAEEFLKKYKNKAEGTAMIGHFGLGFYSSFMVAKSVEIISKSHKKSKAVHWTCDGSPEYQLDESDKKERGTDIVLHINDDSKEFLEEGRIGTLLDKYCKFMPIPIYFTVVGKEEKKDKGDEKEEAPSSINNPEPAWTKNPAKLEDKDYKDFYRELYPMTFEEPLFHIHLNVDYPFNLTGVLYFPKLKNNLEFQRNKIQLYCNQVFVTDNVEGVVPEFLALMHGVIDSPDIPLNVSRSYLQSDGNVKKISGHISKKVTDKLEEMFKKDRKDFESKWDDIKIFIEYGMVADEKFFERARKFVLVKNTDGKYYTLDEFSEQIKPSQTDKDGKLVYLYAANADEQHAYIEAAKDRGYEVLVLDSPLTGHFVGKLEQSLENSSFVRVDSDTLDKLIAKDDELPSKLSEEQQGQIKPIIEKLVPAGKFQVVFQNQSEREDPISVIQPEFMRRMREMNAVGGGGFMGSLPETYNLVVNTNHPLIGKILVESDEQKQSALARQATDLALLRQNMLKGEQLTHFIKRNLEALT
- the glmM gene encoding phosphoglucosamine mutase; translated protein: MTLITSISGIRGTIGGKAGEGLTPPDIVKFTSAFAGMVKQQANKKRCKVVIGRDARISGEMVSQLVSATLCAMGMDVIDLGLSTTPTVEMAVPELKADAGIILTASHNPIQWNALKLLNSKGEFISGAEGEKLLELAAQGTFSFNEVMELGSYSQETDSIKKHIDAILALPLVDKEAIAARNFKVAVDAVNSTGGIAVPALLEALGVKQVEKLYCEPTGHFPHNPEPLPAHLTDISATVKDKGCDVGIVVDPDVDRLAMVCEDGSMFGEEYTLVAVADYVLRHTPGNTVSNMSSTRALRDVTEASGGEYFSSAVGEVNVVTMMKEKNAVIGGEGNGGVIYPALHYGRDALAGIALFLTHLAKCGMTCTELRKSYPDYHISKNKIELDPSVNVDDWLGNVVKLYDGQPMNLIDGVKIEFGKEWVHLRRSNTEPIVRVYAESESAEKADALAREVMDRVSSPTHG
- a CDS encoding cysteine desulfurase, which produces MADQPRIYLDNAASTPLDPEVLDAMMPYLKGGYGNPSSIHHAGREARAAIEKARKQMAAFLGVSPSEIYFTSGGTEADNFALRMSVEGLGVKKIITSPVEHHAVLNTALDLARQGKVVLELLPLDKQGRPEWEGLLDRDYKETTLVSLMHANNELGTVLPLKKLAPGLKEKNVLFHSDMVQTIGHFDINLTDLEVGMASASAHKYHGPKGAGFLFVHSDIPVTPILTGGAQERNLRAGTENVPGIIGMAKALELAYRDMQVHRKHIEGLKDRLRTSIMKQYPEAIINGDDSDKALYTILSVTFPEMANQEMLLFQLDILGLDVSGGSACTSGSHKGSHVLEAIQINQDHPTIRFSFSKYNTEEEVDRTMGLLKEAVGSRQ
- a CDS encoding ion transporter → MTLKPWQRKMQVVIFEADTFGGKLFDIVLLVAIVLSVGVVMLESVPTIASHHRDLMRALEWVFTILFTLEYIARLVCTGKPWKYAFSFFGMVDLLSILPTYLAILVAGSQALLVVRTIRLIRVFRILKLAQFLGEARSLTDALKASRYKIILFLTTVSCITIILGTLMYLIEGPQNGFTSIPKSVYWAIVTLTTVGYGDVAPQTALGQTVASLIMILGYAIIAVPTGIVSAEMVHTKSKTPEKISTQSCPQCAREGHEPDALYCKFCGSAL
- a CDS encoding aspartate aminotransferase family protein — encoded protein: MATSPLAPTSPKPIGLDILDAEGIYLRDRNNKQYIDLISGIAVNNLGHRHPSIIQALKDHLDHYLHAMVYGEFVQEKQLAFAKLLTEHLASSLNNVYFTNSGSEAVEGALKLAKKYTRRTEILAFEKAYHGSTHGALSVTGNDALKSGFGPLLPGVFHGVFNEEVSAELINHNTAAVIVEVIQGEAGVRNATPSFLKRLRERCTAFGALLIIDESQTAFGRTGHLYAHQSYDVIPDILVLAKALGGGMPLGAFIASGQVMNVLSHDPALGHITTFGGHPLSCAAGLAHMQALISEGWMDTVAEKEKRFRENLSHPLIKEIRGSGLMLAVELGNTALREKACDQALKNGLLTDWFLFCDTALRIAPPLTITLEQIDQACAIIDKSLNEAE